In Arachis hypogaea cultivar Tifrunner chromosome 17, arahy.Tifrunner.gnm2.J5K5, whole genome shotgun sequence, a single window of DNA contains:
- the LOC112764187 gene encoding bZIP transcription factor 11 — protein sequence MASSSGNSTLQSSGSEEDMLLMMMDERKKKRKQSNRESARRSRMRKQNHMDDLMSEVCKLGKEKSEILKGIDITTQQYLCVESQNSILRAQLEELSQRLQSLNHIVHLINTTPPNLPFHHHHTQTQYDYLLPPTPAAENFFTNNMNMFNHINQPISASAADIYQ from the coding sequence ATGGCTTCATCGAGCGGAAACTCGACCCTTCAAAGCTCGGGTTCGGAGGAGGAtatgttgttgatgatgatggatgaaaggaagaagaagaggaagcaaTCGAATAGGGAATCAGCAAGAAGATCAAGGATGAGGAAACAGAATCACATGGATGATCTTATGAGTGAGGTATGCAAGCTTGGAAAGGAAAAGAGTGAAATCCTTAAAGGCATAGACATCACCACACAGCAATATTTGTGTGTTGAGTCTCAAAATTCAATCCTTAGGGCCCAGTTGGAAGAACTTTCTCAGAGGCTTCAATCACTCAATCATATCGTTCATCTCATCAACACAACACCACCTAATCTGCCctttcatcatcatcatacacAAACACAATATGATTATCTTCTGCCACCAACACCAGCTGCTGAAAATTTCTTCACCAATAATATGAATATGTTCAATCATATCAACCAACCAATTTCAGCTTCTGCTGCAGACATTTATCAGTGA